The following coding sequences are from one Gemmatimonadales bacterium window:
- a CDS encoding uracil-DNA glycosylase, translating to MADPRRRWIELQRDLGGDEVIFDAPLNWPTAATTSPAPLQVETTGTSPRPSHSAQSAAAVPPAPSAPPPPADAPASTGVEGEGWRKGMPPIPEAGLSIRLPPAAAQPPWDSIDEIASVVVGCQKCPLCTTRTHAVPGEGNPHAGLMVVGEGPGESEDLSGRPFVGRAGELLDKILAGVELQRSDVYIANVVKCRPPRNRVPLPDERDACMPYLRRQIELVRPRVILALGGTAAEALLGVKESLGRLRLKVHDWNGTPLVVTYHPAALLRNPNWKRPTWDDVRIARQLLDRRA from the coding sequence GTGGCTGATCCGCGCCGGCGATGGATCGAATTGCAGCGGGATCTTGGCGGGGACGAAGTGATCTTCGACGCGCCGCTCAACTGGCCGACCGCAGCTACGACGTCACCGGCGCCGCTCCAGGTGGAAACGACTGGCACATCGCCGCGACCCTCACACTCGGCCCAATCGGCCGCTGCGGTGCCTCCAGCCCCGTCAGCTCCTCCGCCACCAGCCGACGCACCAGCATCGACCGGTGTCGAGGGCGAGGGTTGGCGCAAAGGGATGCCGCCGATTCCCGAAGCGGGGCTGTCGATTCGACTCCCGCCGGCTGCAGCCCAGCCTCCCTGGGATTCAATCGACGAGATCGCGTCGGTGGTCGTCGGCTGTCAGAAGTGCCCGCTGTGCACCACCCGCACCCACGCCGTGCCGGGGGAGGGGAACCCTCACGCCGGTCTGATGGTGGTTGGCGAGGGGCCGGGCGAAAGCGAGGACCTTTCGGGGCGGCCGTTCGTCGGGCGGGCCGGTGAACTCCTCGACAAGATCCTCGCCGGCGTCGAGCTGCAGCGCAGCGACGTCTACATCGCCAACGTCGTCAAGTGCCGGCCGCCGCGCAACCGCGTCCCACTCCCCGATGAACGGGACGCCTGTATGCCGTATCTTCGACGACAGATCGAACTGGTCCGGCCGCGCGTGATCCTGGCGCTCGGCGGGACGGCGGCCGAGGCACTGCTCGGCGTCAAGGAATCCCTGGGCCGGCTGCGGCTCAAGGTCCACGACTGGAACGGCACTCCCCTGGTGGTCACCTACCATCCGGCGGCACTGCTTCGCAACCCGAACTGGAAACGGCCAACGTGGGATGACGTCCGTATTGCCCGACAGCTCCTCGATCGCCGCGCCTGA
- the coaBC gene encoding bifunctional phosphopantothenoylcysteine decarboxylase/phosphopantothenate--cysteine ligase CoaBC: MWQGRRIVLGVTGGIAAYKCVLLARELTQRGALVDVVLSRGASEFIGAPTFEAVTRRLVHTSLWERGTALEHVTLARDADLVIVAPATANVIARLAAGMADDFLTALVLAGAAPILLAPAMNDEMYANSATQANLGLLRDRGWQTVGPVLGALAEGPSDRPGRMAEPAEIMAHAARVVRGAGALSGRRLVVTAGPTRESIDPVRVLTNRSSGKMGYRIADAAWIRGAEVTLISGPSAERAIDGVHLVPVQTTTEMADAVRSALSSADILVMAAAPADYRAAAPRDRKLPRGEGGFSLELVPTDDILLATLAARPSDLTAVGFALETGNAIEKGHAKLDRKQLDLIVINDAEEEGAGFEVDTNAVTILNRRGGSQRVALRSKGEIAEAILDAVEAYRG; encoded by the coding sequence ATGTGGCAGGGCCGTCGCATCGTCCTCGGCGTGACGGGGGGGATCGCGGCCTACAAGTGTGTCCTCCTCGCGCGGGAACTGACGCAGCGAGGAGCGCTGGTCGACGTAGTCCTCTCCCGCGGTGCGTCGGAATTCATCGGCGCACCGACCTTCGAAGCCGTCACTCGCCGCCTCGTGCACACGTCGCTCTGGGAACGCGGCACCGCGCTCGAGCACGTCACACTCGCGCGGGACGCGGATCTTGTCATCGTCGCTCCCGCCACCGCGAATGTCATCGCCAGACTCGCCGCAGGAATGGCCGATGATTTCCTCACCGCACTGGTACTCGCCGGGGCAGCACCGATTCTCCTTGCGCCGGCGATGAACGACGAGATGTACGCCAACTCCGCCACGCAGGCGAATCTCGGGCTGCTTCGCGACCGGGGATGGCAGACGGTCGGCCCGGTTCTCGGTGCGCTCGCCGAAGGTCCCTCGGACCGCCCCGGGCGAATGGCAGAGCCGGCAGAGATCATGGCACATGCGGCCCGGGTGGTTCGCGGCGCCGGTGCGTTGAGTGGTCGGCGCCTCGTCGTCACCGCGGGCCCGACGCGCGAATCGATCGATCCGGTGCGCGTGCTGACCAATCGATCGAGCGGCAAGATGGGATATCGGATCGCCGACGCGGCATGGATCCGCGGGGCGGAGGTCACTCTCATTTCGGGGCCGTCTGCCGAACGGGCGATTGACGGCGTGCATCTCGTCCCGGTGCAGACGACGACGGAGATGGCCGATGCCGTTCGCAGCGCGCTGTCATCTGCCGACATCCTCGTCATGGCTGCGGCGCCGGCCGACTATCGCGCCGCCGCACCACGCGATCGCAAATTGCCGCGAGGCGAGGGCGGCTTTTCGCTCGAACTGGTACCGACCGACGATATCCTCCTCGCCACACTCGCCGCGCGGCCGAGCGACCTCACCGCGGTAGGATTTGCCCTCGAGACCGGCAATGCGATCGAGAAGGGCCACGCCAAGCTCGACCGGAAGCAGCTCGATCTCATCGTGATCAATGATGCAGAGGAAGAGGGCGCCGGGTTCGAAGTCGATACCAACGCGGTGACGATCCTCAATCGTCGTGGCGGGAGCCAGCGGGTCGCGCTGCGCAGCAAGGGCGAGATTGCCGAAGCGATTCTCGACGCGGTCGAGGCGTATCGTGGCTGA
- the gmk gene encoding guanylate kinase, producing the protein MVVVLSSPSGGGKSTISAQLVAARSDAAQSVSATTRPPRPGEVNGASYWFVDDAEFERRVVAGEFLEHAVYNGHRYGTLASEVTRITHAGRHAILAIEVCGARQVRARFPDAVLVFIVPPSGAVLAERLRGRATDSAPVIAGRLQQAIDELGAAVEYDYVVVNDEVGAAVQAVNAILDAESRRTSRQRDFAVVLDRLRTEVAAELHRTAAAH; encoded by the coding sequence ATGGTGGTGGTACTCTCCTCGCCGTCGGGTGGCGGGAAGTCGACCATCAGTGCGCAGCTCGTGGCGGCACGGAGTGATGCGGCGCAGTCGGTGTCGGCGACGACGCGGCCGCCGCGGCCCGGCGAAGTGAACGGTGCGTCGTACTGGTTCGTCGATGACGCGGAGTTCGAACGGCGGGTTGTCGCCGGCGAGTTTCTCGAGCACGCGGTGTACAACGGCCACCGGTACGGAACGCTGGCGAGTGAAGTGACGCGGATCACCCATGCCGGGCGTCACGCGATCCTCGCCATTGAAGTGTGCGGCGCGCGGCAGGTCCGGGCACGATTTCCCGACGCGGTCCTGGTCTTCATCGTGCCGCCGAGCGGTGCGGTGCTTGCCGAACGGCTTCGCGGCCGGGCAACCGATTCGGCGCCGGTCATCGCCGGCCGGTTGCAGCAGGCGATCGATGAGCTCGGTGCGGCGGTCGAGTACGACTATGTGGTGGTGAACGACGAAGTGGGGGCGGCGGTGCAGGCCGTGAACGCCATCCTCGATGCAGAATCACGGCGCACCAGCCGGCAGCGCGATTTTGCGGTCGTGCTCGACCGGCTTCGCACCGAGGTGGCGGCGGAGTTGCACCGCACCGCGGCAGCACACTGA
- a CDS encoding YicC/YloC family endoribonuclease has translation MTGFGTAEGDVGGRRARVEIRTVNHRWFNLSARLPSDLAVLEADLRDALRRQFERGHVNVQVHWADDESRKAVDLARAEQVVTALRDLQRRFGLAGDVTVELVARQADVFGVRAGGTEPVAWAALAPVVATAATECRTARQREGAVLMRDLVERITTMRAAADRIEARAPARLLRERDRLAANVQMLASDRTVDDARMAQEIAIAADRLDISEELVRLRGHLDAATTALGGELAIGKQLGFLAQEMGREINTIGSKANDAEIAGDVVAMKGELEKVREQLENIE, from the coding sequence ATGACCGGGTTCGGGACGGCGGAAGGTGATGTTGGGGGACGGCGGGCGCGCGTCGAGATCCGGACGGTCAACCACCGCTGGTTCAACCTGTCCGCGCGGCTGCCGTCCGACCTCGCCGTCCTTGAAGCCGATCTCCGAGATGCCTTGCGGCGGCAGTTCGAGCGAGGGCACGTCAACGTCCAGGTCCACTGGGCCGATGACGAATCGAGGAAGGCCGTCGATCTGGCGAGGGCAGAGCAGGTGGTCACCGCGCTGCGCGACCTGCAACGGAGGTTCGGCCTCGCCGGCGACGTGACCGTGGAGCTGGTGGCGCGCCAGGCGGATGTCTTCGGTGTGCGTGCCGGCGGGACGGAGCCAGTGGCGTGGGCGGCGCTCGCACCGGTCGTCGCCACGGCCGCAACCGAATGCCGCACGGCCCGGCAACGCGAAGGCGCAGTGCTGATGCGGGACCTGGTCGAGCGGATCACCACGATGCGCGCCGCGGCCGATCGAATCGAAGCGCGGGCACCGGCGCGGCTCCTCCGCGAGCGCGACCGTCTTGCGGCCAACGTGCAGATGCTCGCCAGTGATCGAACGGTCGACGACGCGCGGATGGCGCAGGAAATCGCGATCGCCGCCGATCGCCTCGACATCAGCGAAGAGCTGGTGCGGTTGCGCGGGCATCTCGACGCTGCAACCACAGCACTCGGCGGCGAGTTGGCGATCGGCAAGCAGCTCGGCTTTCTGGCGCAGGAGATGGGGCGCGAGATCAACACGATCGGCTCCAAGGCGAATGACGCCGAGATTGCCGGCGACGTAGTTGCAATGAAGGGCGAGCTGGAAAAGGTGCGCGAGCAACTGGAGAACATCGAGTGA
- a CDS encoding Plug domain-containing protein, which yields MRVPVVAWVIGVALLCHAQRLVAQDPVLNRPLDSVRVDTSHVRRDTLSTTDRLLKVQKDLLIRRAALPRSGTDEVQPAGSRTVFTRDSIDWATAQSVPELLARIPGVYLDRAGWIGSAVLPNYMAHGAASVTYELDGVPQIAVGPDSLAWDPSTIPLGILDSVDVTTTPGSMRVRLFTRAYDRQAPRTKVGVAQGDRGIARYFASFERRYSSGIGFSAAADYFGVNSLPTGGANTIGSGWVQFGYVPTPHFGIQGQVITQSIDRGLLLNTDKSDTLFAGVTGSRTDASMRAAWRQRDDGLGAGIDLLASHTEWSSDSAPGGEGIGQFGAVASLRAPTWSAVGSGWYTTRWTPLSGRMEIGWSPSRLITGSVEGDAQHHSAARNSHWAAARVGIQLPLGFSVGANYSGGSRVQSPSIATQRPFNFVDAQATAGFNSKLLAIDAGYAHDAGWRPESFSEFAVINAYAPLAQTDWITVHARLTPINWFTLETAYQNPLHGILPDGVPPQHGLTTATIRSRFLRNFPSGIFQLKLQGVMETWSPGIGGRDATGAAIPLPGATFFRTVIQLQLGPFIAYYDRVNLQAVRLGTVPGYPIQSGGTTFGIRWEFSN from the coding sequence GTGCGAGTGCCGGTCGTCGCCTGGGTGATCGGTGTGGCCCTCCTCTGCCATGCGCAACGCCTTGTCGCGCAGGATCCGGTACTCAACCGGCCGCTCGACTCGGTGCGAGTCGATACGTCGCATGTGCGCCGCGACACGCTCTCTACCACCGACCGCCTCCTCAAGGTTCAGAAGGACTTGCTCATCCGCCGCGCCGCGTTGCCACGCAGCGGCACCGACGAGGTGCAGCCGGCCGGCTCTCGCACCGTCTTCACGCGCGACTCGATCGATTGGGCCACGGCGCAGAGCGTGCCCGAACTGCTGGCGCGCATTCCCGGCGTCTATCTCGACCGTGCCGGCTGGATCGGCAGCGCCGTGCTGCCCAATTACATGGCCCACGGGGCGGCGTCGGTGACGTACGAACTCGACGGCGTCCCGCAGATTGCCGTCGGACCCGATTCACTGGCCTGGGATCCGTCCACGATTCCACTTGGTATCCTCGACAGTGTCGACGTCACCACCACGCCCGGTTCGATGCGTGTGCGGCTCTTCACACGCGCCTACGATCGACAGGCACCGCGCACCAAGGTCGGCGTCGCCCAGGGTGATCGCGGCATCGCGCGATACTTCGCCTCGTTCGAACGTCGCTATTCAAGTGGCATCGGCTTTTCGGCGGCGGCAGACTATTTCGGCGTCAACTCGCTGCCGACCGGCGGCGCCAACACGATCGGCAGCGGGTGGGTGCAATTCGGCTATGTCCCCACGCCGCACTTCGGCATTCAGGGTCAGGTCATCACTCAATCGATCGACCGCGGGCTGCTCCTCAATACCGACAAGTCCGACACGTTGTTCGCCGGCGTCACGGGGTCGCGGACCGATGCATCGATGCGCGCGGCGTGGCGGCAGCGGGACGATGGCCTCGGCGCCGGCATTGACCTGCTCGCGTCACACACGGAGTGGAGCAGCGATTCTGCGCCGGGCGGCGAAGGCATCGGTCAGTTCGGCGCCGTCGCGTCGTTGCGCGCCCCGACCTGGTCCGCCGTTGGGAGCGGGTGGTATACCACGAGATGGACGCCGCTCTCGGGCCGGATGGAGATCGGATGGTCACCCAGCCGATTGATCACCGGATCGGTCGAGGGCGATGCGCAACATCACTCGGCGGCTCGGAACAGCCACTGGGCCGCCGCGCGCGTCGGGATCCAACTTCCGCTCGGCTTCTCAGTCGGCGCGAATTACTCCGGCGGCAGCCGGGTCCAGAGCCCGTCGATCGCGACGCAGCGTCCGTTCAACTTTGTCGATGCCCAGGCGACTGCCGGATTCAATAGCAAGCTGCTGGCGATCGACGCGGGGTACGCGCACGACGCCGGGTGGCGGCCCGAGTCGTTCTCGGAATTCGCCGTGATCAACGCCTACGCACCGCTCGCGCAGACCGACTGGATCACGGTCCACGCGCGACTGACGCCGATCAACTGGTTCACGCTGGAGACCGCGTACCAGAATCCACTGCACGGGATCCTCCCCGATGGCGTCCCGCCGCAGCACGGTCTCACCACGGCGACGATCCGCTCCCGCTTCCTGCGCAACTTTCCTAGCGGAATCTTCCAGCTCAAGCTCCAGGGAGTCATGGAGACGTGGAGTCCCGGGATCGGTGGCCGTGATGCGACCGGCGCCGCGATCCCGCTTCCAGGTGCGACCTTCTTTCGGACCGTGATCCAGCTGCAGCTCGGCCCCTTCATCGCCTACTACGATCGGGTCAACCTGCAGGCGGTCCGGCTGGGGACGGTCCCGGGGTACCCGATCCAGTCGGGTGGTACCACGTTCGGGATCCGCTGGGAGTTCTCGAACTAG
- a CDS encoding leucyl aminopeptidase — protein sequence MPLVVTHRVAKLSGLQTPLLVILVAKGPLPAGLTELDRAADGTINRCWESGDFTGARDETALLYPAKKAPERILLVGLGDPQKVTDAALRRAAMIAGKRARILGVPSAIVAFLPEAAAGIPSDRAGQALAEGIPFGAWHFPDLKRPPEVVKPAFEKCELLTLAADESFARGVSLGSIIASGQAFTRGLQVLPGNTCTPEYVASAATELGKRHGIAVTVLDRAAIIKAGMKALIAVAQGSAVEPRFIVLDHRGSDAAPVVLIGKGVTFDSGGISIKPAQNMEDMKYDMSGGAAVLGTFDVIGQLKPKQHVIGLIPLCENMPSGTSYKPGDVVGSHLGKTIEVVNTDAEGRLILADALSWARQYKPAAVINCATLTGAIVIGLGHTASGVMGTSDEVIRAVIAAGERADERAWELPLWDEYRELIKSDIADMKNSGGRPAGSITAGWFLREFAEEYPWAHLDIAGTAYTDRELPTQVKGPTGVMVRLFTEFLLARS from the coding sequence ATGCCGCTAGTTGTCACCCACCGCGTGGCGAAACTCTCTGGTCTGCAGACGCCACTTCTCGTCATTCTCGTGGCCAAGGGTCCGCTCCCCGCCGGCCTGACCGAACTTGATCGCGCCGCCGATGGCACCATCAATCGTTGCTGGGAGTCGGGTGACTTCACCGGCGCGCGCGATGAAACCGCACTCCTCTATCCTGCGAAGAAAGCACCTGAACGAATTCTGCTCGTCGGACTGGGCGATCCGCAGAAGGTCACCGATGCCGCGCTGCGGCGTGCCGCGATGATCGCCGGTAAGCGTGCCAGGATCCTCGGTGTGCCGTCTGCGATCGTGGCGTTCCTGCCGGAAGCTGCCGCCGGAATCCCGTCCGATCGGGCCGGACAGGCACTTGCCGAAGGAATTCCATTTGGCGCCTGGCACTTTCCCGATCTGAAGCGCCCCCCGGAAGTCGTCAAGCCGGCATTCGAGAAATGCGAGCTTCTCACGCTCGCTGCGGATGAATCGTTCGCGCGAGGCGTATCACTCGGCAGCATCATTGCAAGCGGCCAGGCGTTCACGCGCGGCCTGCAGGTGTTGCCCGGTAACACGTGTACGCCGGAATACGTCGCCAGCGCAGCCACGGAACTTGGCAAGCGGCACGGCATCGCCGTCACGGTGCTCGACCGCGCGGCGATCATCAAGGCAGGAATGAAGGCGTTGATCGCCGTTGCGCAGGGAAGTGCGGTCGAACCACGCTTCATCGTGCTCGATCATCGCGGGTCGGACGCGGCACCGGTGGTGCTCATCGGCAAGGGCGTCACCTTCGACAGCGGCGGGATCTCGATCAAGCCGGCGCAGAACATGGAAGATATGAAGTACGACATGTCCGGCGGGGCGGCGGTCCTCGGCACCTTTGATGTGATTGGCCAACTCAAGCCGAAGCAACATGTGATCGGCCTGATTCCACTCTGCGAGAATATGCCGTCCGGCACCTCGTACAAGCCGGGCGATGTGGTGGGATCACACCTCGGCAAGACGATCGAGGTGGTGAACACCGACGCCGAAGGACGGCTCATCCTTGCCGATGCGCTGTCGTGGGCGCGGCAGTACAAGCCGGCCGCCGTGATCAACTGCGCGACGCTCACCGGTGCGATCGTGATCGGCCTCGGGCACACCGCCAGCGGCGTGATGGGGACCAGCGATGAGGTGATTCGCGCCGTTATCGCCGCCGGGGAACGCGCCGACGAGCGTGCCTGGGAATTGCCGCTCTGGGACGAATACCGCGAGCTGATCAAGTCGGATATCGCCGACATGAAAAATTCCGGCGGACGTCCCGCCGGGAGCATCACCGCGGGCTGGTTCCTGCGGGAGTTCGCCGAAGAGTATCCGTGGGCGCATCTCGACATTGCGGGAACGGCGTACACCGACCGCGAGTTGCCGACCCAGGTGAAAGGGCCGACCGGAGTCATGGTTCGCCTCTTCACTGAGTTCCTGCTCGCCCGGAGCTGA